The proteins below are encoded in one region of Caldisalinibacter kiritimatiensis:
- a CDS encoding class II fructose-1,6-bisphosphate aldolase — translation MLVTGKQILDHAHENGYAVGAFNVNNMEIVQAIIEAAEETKSPVILQASQGGLKYAGVEYIAEMAKVAARNASVPVAVHLDHGTDFTQIMQCIRNGFTSVMIDASKKPLEENIATTKKIVDIAHAVGVSVEAELGKIGGTEDDITVDEKDATFTDPDEAEKFVKETGVDYLAIAVGTAHGPYKGEPKLDFDRIKTIKERLNMPSVLHGSSGVPEESIKKAVSQGINKINIDTDIRMAFNKAVREFVAENPDVYDPRKILGPAREEMKKVIAEKMKMFGAAGKAWK, via the coding sequence TGTAGGTGCATTTAATGTAAACAATATGGAAATAGTTCAAGCTATAATAGAGGCTGCTGAGGAGACTAAGTCACCTGTAATTTTACAAGCATCTCAAGGTGGACTTAAATATGCAGGAGTAGAATACATTGCTGAAATGGCAAAGGTAGCTGCACGTAATGCTTCAGTACCAGTAGCTGTACATTTAGACCATGGAACAGATTTTACACAAATTATGCAATGTATAAGAAATGGATTTACTTCAGTAATGATAGATGCTTCTAAAAAGCCTTTAGAAGAAAACATCGCTACTACAAAGAAAATAGTAGATATTGCTCATGCAGTAGGAGTTTCAGTTGAGGCTGAGCTTGGTAAAATAGGTGGTACAGAAGATGATATAACTGTAGATGAGAAAGATGCTACATTCACAGACCCAGATGAAGCAGAAAAGTTTGTAAAAGAAACTGGAGTTGATTACTTAGCTATAGCTGTTGGAACAGCTCATGGACCATACAAAGGAGAACCAAAATTAGATTTCGACAGAATCAAAACAATAAAAGAAAGATTAAATATGCCATCAGTTCTTCATGGTTCATCAGGAGTACCAGAAGAAAGTATCAAAAAAGCAGTTAGCCAAGGAATCAACAAAATAAATATAGATACTGATATTAGAATGGCATTTAACAAAGCAGTAAGAGAATTTGTAGCTGAAAATCCAGATGTTTATGACCCAAGAAAAATATTAGGACCAGCAAGAGAAGAAATGAAGAAAGTTATAGCTGAAAAAATGAAGATGTTCGGAGCAGCAGGTAAGGCTTGGAAATAA
- the fsa gene encoding fructose-6-phosphate aldolase: MKLFIDTANIDEIKEVNAWGVLSGVTTNPSLIAKEGRDFKEVVTEITGIVDGPISAEVISLEADGMVKEAEELAKIHKNIVIKIPMTEEGLKAVSILSKNGIKTNVTLVFSPNQALLAAKAGATYVSPFIGRMDDIGNEGMNIIRDIVEIFDIHGIQTEIIAASIRHSMHVIEAARMGAHIATIPYKVFKKMVTHPMTDKGIERFLKDWEGVSK; the protein is encoded by the coding sequence ATGAAATTATTTATTGATACTGCCAACATTGACGAGATTAAAGAAGTCAATGCTTGGGGTGTACTTTCAGGAGTTACAACTAATCCTTCACTTATAGCTAAGGAAGGACGAGATTTTAAAGAAGTTGTAACAGAGATTACAGGTATTGTGGATGGGCCAATAAGTGCTGAGGTTATTAGCTTAGAAGCCGATGGAATGGTTAAAGAAGCTGAAGAATTAGCGAAGATTCATAAAAATATTGTTATAAAAATACCTATGACAGAAGAAGGCTTAAAAGCAGTAAGCATATTAAGTAAAAATGGTATTAAAACAAATGTAACTTTAGTTTTTTCACCAAATCAGGCATTGTTGGCTGCGAAGGCTGGAGCTACATACGTAAGTCCTTTTATAGGAAGAATGGACGACATTGGAAACGAGGGTATGAATATAATAAGGGATATAGTAGAGATATTCGATATCCATGGAATCCAAACAGAAATAATTGCTGCTAGTATTAGGCACTCTATGCATGTAATTGAAGCAGCGAGAATGGGAGCCCATATAGCAACAATACCATACAAAGTGTTTAAGAAGATGGTAACACATCCAATGACAGATAAAGGTATAGAGAGATTTTTGAAGGATTGGGAAGGTGTAAGTAAATAG